The proteins below come from a single Mercenaria mercenaria strain notata chromosome 3, MADL_Memer_1, whole genome shotgun sequence genomic window:
- the LOC123523471 gene encoding uncharacterized protein LOC123523471 translates to MIAQPDIASIPKVANKAQIVKARQNKRENYISGIDSTGDDLFLKINVLPDNKCKGGFTRGEHLCFAEMSKDEEESACSLMPGSPIVSYIGQSWTLLGLASFSKRCKGQQKKALNIVSYRRWINKIISTLVYASVFIFLFILVESQD, encoded by the exons ATGATCGCTCAGCCTGATATTGCTAGTATTCCTAAGGTTGCTAATAAGGCACAGATAGTAAAAGCAAGACAAAACAAGCGGGAGAATTACATCAGCGGAATTGACAGCACAG gGGACGACCTCTTCCTCAAAATAAACGTTCTGCCGGACAATAAATGTAAAGGTGGCTTTACACGTGGTGAACACCTCTGCTTTGCTGAAATGTCCAAAGATGAAGAGGAAAGTGCGTGCTCC TTGATGCCCGGCTCACCAATTGTCTCCTACATAGGCCAGTCCTGGACATTGTTAGGACTTGCATCCTTTTCAAAAAGATGCAAAGGTCAACAGAAGAAAGCCTTGAATATCGTGAGTTATCGTCGGTGGATCAACAAAATTATAAGTACTCTAGTTTATGCctctgttttcatttttctctttATCTTAGTTGAAAGTCAAGATTAa